TGCTCCATCCAGATTTCCTGACATGTTTAAGGGTGCTTTGATCCCTAAATCCACGCAGTCGCTCATGGACAGCTCTGTCTGGGTTTCCTTTCTTACAGGCCCCAGAATTGCCACATGTTCCTTCCTGCCTTTGGGGCCGATCAGATTCACCCGCTCTTCACTTAAAAATTGTCCCGGCTGGGAAAGGGGGCGCTTTGGATGAAGCTTTGCCCCTTTTCCAAACAGGAATTCCAGATCTTTTTCACTCAGATGGACATGTCTGGCCGAAACCTCCACTTCCACCAGTCCGGCTTTTGTGATCGCATCTACAACTTTTTCTACCAGCTGTTCCATCTTGCCTCCTTACTTTTCGT
The window above is part of the Novisyntrophococcus fermenticellae genome. Proteins encoded here:
- the pduL gene encoding phosphate propanoyltransferase, which codes for MEQLVEKVVDAITKAGLVEVEVSARHVHLSEKDLEFLFGKGAKLHPKRPLSQPGQFLSEERVNLIGPKGRKEHVAILGPVRKETQTELSMSDCVDLGIKAPLNMSGNLDGAGAIQIEGPKGARNVEHGAIVAHNHIHVPPDVARELDLTDGAHVSVQVLSARPLTFQDVVIRINEQFRFKMHIDFDEANAALVRGFTLGKIIRQDKN